In Silene latifolia isolate original U9 population chromosome 6, ASM4854445v1, whole genome shotgun sequence, the genomic window ATCTTCGCATAAATAAGATAACCACTATCACCATCGCCATCACCATCACAATATAACACCCTTTTTGTTCTTGATCCTTCATAGTAGAACACATCAAAACCTAAAGCACTTGGACCTGAAAACCATAAAGTCCACTCCCTCTTTCCGCTCTCCTGTTTCAACACCCATATTTTGAGACGTTCACAGGAAATGCAAAAATACGCTAATGACTCCCCATGAAGAAATAGAAACCTTAAAGTTATTATATCTTCATCCAACGCAAGTGCCAGTTCCAAAAAGGTGAAACTTTCCGTATCAAAATCAAGAGAAATAAGATGAGTTGGTTTATTATCTTGATTACTAATACTATCCTTGCATGGAGCCCATCCAAGCCAATGAGCTCCGCCATCACAGAAATAATAAGGCCCGTACAAATGATTAGGAGACAAACCGTCATCACGATCCCTAACAATCCATTGTTGATCATTTAGTGTGAAAACTGCAAGACGCATCTCTGGAAGCGGTACACCTCGAATAACCATAAAagagtttttgtttttgtttatgttGTTGCACCGTTTGGAATGCATGTTCACAAAATAAGGGTCGTCGATAATAGAACACCAACATTTACACACGCACCTGAATCTTAATAGGGTTTTTGCCGATAAGTTTGCAAGAATTCGGGTCAACACTTCAGGGGGTATGAATACGTTTGAAGATGGTTTCCTGGTCTCCATCTTGGTCGTCTTGCTCTTTCTGTTATCGAATCGATCTATTGATATGAACGGAGTGAAAAGAAATTTGGGCAAATGAACGCCACTAGGAATTTGGAGAACTTTTTTTAGGTATTTTGGTACAATCTTAATGTCTCGCTATATATACCTAAATATGATGTTGGAGGCGTTCGTGGGCTTCATGTGGTTCCCGCTTAGGAGTcgtgtgtttgttttgttttgtactCAGTTTCTTTATGTTTGGGCTAATCCCGCTTCTTCATAAAAATGTTGAAACTTCTAGTAGGATTAGATCATTAGTTTCCTCTGTATATTTATACACATTTAACCAAACCCCACTCATCtcttttattaatatttaatcataattattcatatctctctccaattaccaaactcactcatatctttatcaatattatactccccacccttaatctccgtgcccacttcaaaggAGAAGAAAAGAGTGAATGAGAGGGAGTAATATACAAGATACAAATACAAGAAAAAATTAAGTCAATCAACAGCTTTACTACGCtaacaaaattttatttttactTACATTAAACTGTTGAATGATTCAGCGACTTTTCTTAAAAGATGTTGAACAATTTAGCGGCTGTCATTGGCCCAATTTTAAGGAACAACTTTCAATGGATCAACATTTTGATTATTTCTTTATCATTGAGCATTACTCTGGAAAAAAAATAAGAACTTCTTATATAATTATATAAAGGAGGTCAACTGGTCaagtatttttattgttttaattaggTGGATTATTTGGCAATGATGCAACTATCAATTATTTTGTCGAGCTAGCAATGGATCCTTCTGACCGTCTGTCTTCGAATTTTAAACAGCCAGGTAAGGATGTTTTTATCCGGTGGGTGTAGTGGTTGTAACGATGGAGTGGGTGACGCTTAATATTGATAGTGCAACGAAGAGAACCCTGACCCCTTCAGGAGCAGGTGGGGTATTTCGTGATGCTGCAGACTACATGATTGTTGCATTCGAGGGAGCGTCTATTTAATAACTTAATCATCCAAACTGACTTTGAGGTCATTGTTCAAATACTTGGAATTCGATTATCAAAAACTCAGGCATGAAACATTCTATCACGCTTCAATCGAGTTTCTGCAACATCACCTAGAATTGTAAAACACGTTATCATAAAAAAAACAGAAGTATTTTTGCGAGTCATTATTTTACTTTATTTCATCAGGCCTAAGGCTAAGTAATAGGAAAATCTTCTACTCCGTTGAAAATAGAAGATTCAAACCGTTACACAGTTTTTGATCAGTCGCGAATGTATGCAACAGTTCTTGTAAATCAGAGTCTTGTTTCATAGCATTGCAAGTTATGCTTTACGAGTAGGCGACTGACTGTGTTTTCTATTAGTCCTTTATTCAAAGTTACAAAATCCTAATTTCCGAGTTGGTAAAGATTCCCTTACCTGTTAGACAAccacaaataacattatacctccagtggtacaatagcattatacaaccaagttatatcttatcgagcttatgtgtaatttttttgagctttcttaaagttaactttttttatgtttaagtgagtgagtttagaaattttatggtatagctcgacttctttaaaacaaaactcgaaaactttattatatagctcggGTTCTAGAGCATACAACTGGGTACAACTGGTCGTAGGATCTATTAATTGTTAGACAACAATCGGACATAAGAAAAATGCGCATTTGCAAGCCGGAAAACACTCAGATTACAATATCCTTTGAATGACACATTCAAACTGTAAACAAAATTACAAAAAGAATACTGAAATTTCCATGACAATCATAGTTCATAACAATGAGCAGAAACTACCATCAAATTAGTTCAATATTGAAATATTAATCTAATCACTCCATTATCATTCGCTAAATTTACTCCCTCCGTTATCATTCATTGGTTTACCTTTTATATTGTTTGTGAGGAGTGTTAAAATCAacagtaaacaaatgattgggatgaAGGGAGTAATAATAGCGACTACATTCACATCACAAATAAAGGGCCATAAGCATAAGCATGATCAAGAGCAACAAATAGAGATAGACCTATCTTTGAATCCAGTTATTCACCCCAGTGAATTGGTGAATCCGTCGTATCCTCAACTCCATATCCTTTGCACAACAGCAAGCTTTCATTGTACCACTCCAAGCTCTTACTATACGTTTCTGATTCTAGATATGGATTCATAGGCTTTCCAAGCCACTGCACTTGGCCTGTAGCAATATTATAAGATTTCCTCCCATAAACGAGATAACCACCATCAAAATATAATACCCTTTTTGTTGTTAATCGCGTATTATTGTGGAACAAACTAAAACCATCATCACTCGAAGGACCTGAAAACCATAAAGTCCACTCCCTCTTTCCACACTCCTGTTTCAACACCCATATTCTGAGACATCTACAGGTAATGCAAAAATACTCCCGTTTACAGGAAATGCAAAAACACGCTAATGACTCCCCAAGAAGAAACAGATTAGTTGAAGACATTATATTTTCATTATCCAACACATGTGGCAGTTCCAAAATGGTGAAACTTTCCGTATCAAAATCAAGAGAAACAAGATGAGTTGGTTTATAATCTTGATTACTACTATCCTCACATGGACCCCTTCCAAGCCAGTGAGCTGCGCCATCACATAAATAATAGGGCCCGAACAAACGCATAGAAGACAAACAGTCAAAGTTGAAGTCATCATGATCCCTAACAATCCATTGTTGATCATTTAGTGTGAAAACTGCAAGACGCTTCTCTGGAAGCATTACACCTCGATTATCCTTAAATGAGATTGCAATGACTTTAAAGCCCTTAGTCTGAGGCGCGTATCCAAGAACATAGGTAGTGTAGTAGCCGAACCATGGAAAAAGAGGGCAATGAGGAAGTAGCAACGATTTTCTAATACTAGGGTTACATATTCTCATCCCTTTACACAAGTGGTTTGGATCGAGGCTTATTAAAATCAAAGAATTACAACTTCcatgaagaacaaagctttcagAACTCTTGAAAATGTCCCTAGTAATACAAAGGGTGTCCGCCTTACGAATTCTCAACAAACACCCCCTTTGTCCAAATATTTCTGAACACTCGAACGCTAATAATTCACTCGAATTTAAGTTTTTGTTTTTCTTGTTGGACAGTTTGGAATGAATGTTCACAAAATAAGGGTCATCGATAATAGAGCACCAAGATTTACATACGCACCTGGATCTTAATAGGGTTTTAGCCGGCAAATTTACGAGGATTTGGATCAACACTTCAGGAGGTAAGTATTCATTTAAAGATGGTCTCCTCATCTTCCTGCTCTCCAATTGATAATAGAAGAGAATGAAAAGAGGGAATTTTGTGATTGGTAAGGTTAGAGGTTTGGGCAATTGAACTCCTCTATTAATTTGGAAAACTTTTTTAGGTATATCGGCAGCATCTCGGCATTTTTGATTTCACGTTATAACAATCAAGAAAGATATTTTGGGTAGTAGTTTAACAAAAAGAAGGAAATTTCTTATGATACCttcgaactttggcagattacaccTGCCACCCTCATTTTAAGTTTTTGCAAATAGTACCCATGTGTTTACGTTTTTAATTCTTAGAGCCTTTCCCAAACTTCCGTCATCACTCCCTTACTCATCTAACTAATGACCCTTTTTTTTGTTATTAAATACACTAATCCCTCCTTATCTAATACATAAATCATAATTTTATATAATAAACTTTTTATAATCTAAATCCTCAAACCACCCATTACCATCATCAAAATCAGCCCAAAAAACCTCCAGTTTCACCACCACCATATCAACCACCATCATCATTTTCGATCACCACTACTCACACtaccaacaacaaccaccaccaccaacaataaCAACACCATCGTCCACCAACTCACAAAACAACAACCACCATCACTAAAAAAATCCAGATCTTAAAAAAATCTCACCAAAAGAAGGTAGAAAGACGACGACATTACCAACCGCCCTTTCTCCACCAGCCCCACCCTTAACCACCTTGCCTCCCCCAACCACCAACAATCATCAAATCTGTTTTGGTGGTGAGTGGTAGCGATAATGAGAGGGAGACGACGAGTTGCAGCGAGAAGTGGTCGCCTAAACTCTGGGAATGTCGACAATAAGTGGAAGCATAAAGGATAAGAGGAAGAAGAAATGCGAAAAAGAGGAGGAGGTTGTGCGTTGGTGAAGGTTATGTGGTTGTACGATGGATGTCGATTTTGGTGGTGACAGCATAGTCGTCACAGTGTTGTCGTGTGGAAGAAGTGCGGAATGAGAGAGGAGGGAAATATGAGAGAGGCGACAATGGTGGATTGTCGACTAGTTTGGCGACGCCGGTAGGGTGGTGGCAGCGTGGTGGTCAACTAGGGCGGGGTTGGTGGCGATAGTTAAGAAGATGATGATTGTGGTTGGTATGGTGGTGGTGAAATAGGTGGCTTTTTAGGATGattttgaagaagaagaagatgatgatgatgggtgATTTGGGGATTTAATATTAAAGTTAGTTTATTGTACAAAATACGGATATATATATTCGAAAGGATgtgataggttggtcctaccctagaagatcaacctagttttcttatcTAATAAAAAAATGAGGGACTAGtgcaataaataataataaaaaagggtCATTAGTCAAAAGAGTAACAAAGTGATGACGAAAGTTTGACAGAGGgcattctgggaaagaaaaaggtaaatacAGGGGTGTCATATGTAGAAATTTAAAATGAGGGGTACCGTGTGTAATCTGTCAAAGTTTAagggtaccatgagaaatttctgAAAAAAAACTATATAAGACTATAACCaaatattagggttttttttGTAATGATAAATACATCcttgtatttaagcatttaatacTATCTATATTTAGTATTAATTTAAAAATCCTCCtttatactaagagaataaaatttctCTAGAGTTTTTCCTCCAAAGTGTTTAAGCTTATATGTGGAAAAAaatagattttcatttattaaactaattttccatttaaaataatctttACATCATATAAattgtatctcctattattaacttcgtgacgaaaaaataatttattaaaataatttgaggtaattaaaatattttcataaaaacataATTCATGCAATTACTCAATTCTCTATATTAATTGTAagattaattaatttttataaaattcgtgagatataaatttaaaatctataactaatacaaTAAAATTTATAAGGCCCATATTTATCGCGCATTTGCGCGGGGCTTATACTAGTTATAGACtaaattacacataaatcaatGTAAATAATGCATATATTAAAGTTTTATTTTTTCCTTTGGCTCCTTAAATAAAGCCCTAAGAGCATTAAcaataatagtttttatttttgaGATTATCACCAAGAACTTTATTTAAAGAGTTGATCTACGTACTAAATCATAAAGTTGGTTCTTAATTTTAAAAATTGAGTTCTAAAATAATAACTAGGTTGCTAAGGATATGAAAATGTGATGACCAATGACTATGACATAGAAAATGTGAAATGTATTTAAACTTTTTCTATTTTCAAGGGAAAAAAAGTTCCTCTATTGAGGATTAAATTAAGTTTTTAAATATTGGAAA contains:
- the LOC141587614 gene encoding uncharacterized protein LOC141587614, whose amino-acid sequence is MRICNPSIRKSLLLPHCPLFPWFGYYTTYVLGYAPQTKGFKVIAISFKDNRGVMLPEKRLAVFTLNDQQWIVRDHDDFNFDCLSSMRLFGPYYLCDGAAHWLGRGPCEDSSNQDYKPTHLVSLDFDTESFTILELPHVLDNENIMSSTNLFLLGESLACFCISCKREYFCITCRCLRIWVLKQECGKREWTLWFSGPSSDDGFSLFHNNTRLTTKRVLYFDGGYLVYGRKSYNIATGQVQWLGKPMNPYLESETYSKSLEWYNESLLLCKGYGVEDTTDSPIHWGE